The sequence CCGCATAGCCTTTCACGGTGTTCACCAGGTTCGGGATCAGGTCATGCCGCTGGCGCAGTTGCGCATCGATGTCGGCCACGCCCTGGTTGACGTTCTGCCGCAGCGCGACGAGCCGGTTGTAGATGCCCACCACGAACAGCAGCAGCACCACGATGACGACAATAACAACAAGCAGTTCCATGACTGTGACCTTACCCTACCCCTGTTAAGTAATTGTGTGCCATTAAAGCTTCTGTCCGAAAAGGGGTGACGGGGAACAGGATGATCGAGCGGCCGAATGTCGATGCACTGATGGCAGGCGAACTTGGCCGGTTCCTGCAAGGCCAGGTGCAGGTGCGCGAAGCTGCCAAGGCCAAGACTAACAAGCGCTACTTCGTCTCCGCGCTGGTGCTGTTGCCGCTGCTGTCGTTCCTATGGTTCACACCGCTCGGCGATTTCCGCCTGTTCCTGACCGTGGCCGCCGGCATGGGCGCACTGTGGTGGAGCCGCATCCCGGCGATGCGGGCAAAGAAGGAAACCAAGTCCGGCATCAATGCCGCCATCGCCGAGGCACTGGGCCTGGAATACGCGCATGATTGCGACGGGAGCCATGGCTTCGAACGGGCGAAGTCCCACAAGATGTTTCCCAATCACCAGCGCTCGAATTTCGAGGACCTGTGGTCTGGCGAAATCACCGGCCTGCCCTTCACCCTGCACGAAGCCCACCTGCAGGAGCGGCGCGGCAGCGGGAAGAACCGGCGCTGGGTCACCGTGTTTCGCGGTCCCGTGATCACCATCGGCTTCAAGCGCACCTTCCACGCGACAACGCTGCTGGAACGGTCAGGCAGGCACCGCAAGTTCCTGTTCTTCGGAGAAGCCGACCAGATCACGCTGGATGGCGTGGTGCTGGACAAGGCGGACATGGTGCACCCCGATTTCGAGGACACCTTTACCGTCTTCACATCGGACCAGACCGAGGCGCGCTACCTCGTCCACCCGGTCTATATCGAACGGCTGATCGCGCTGGAGCAGGCCTTTCAGGGCCAGGGCATCAAGACGCTGTTCAAGGACCGCGAACTGACGATCGTCCTGACGACCGAGAACATGTTCGAATCCGGCTCGCTCAACCACCAGCGCGACCGCGAGATGGTGGAAATGAGCGTCGCCCAGTTCATGGCCATGGCCGAACTGTGCGCCGCCCTGAACGAGCCGGAACGATAGGTCCTACTTGTCGAAGATCTTGGCCCAGCGACGCTTCTCGCGGGTCTTCCAGTGTTCGCGGTGGTAGGCGTCAGACGCCAGCAGCGGCATGACCGAGCCGGCTTCCGCGAACACCATCTGTTCGATGGCGGTCGAGACCTTGCCCCAGCTGGCCGCTTCCTGCAGCGTCGAGGACGAACAGGCACCGTCGCGCACGTCGGCAACGGTGATCTGCACGGCGTATTTGTGCACGGCGACGTCTTCGTGGCCGAGGATCTCGGCGCAGACGACGGTATCCTGGATGAAGTTCTTCGGCACGCCGCCGCCGACCATCAGCAGGCCGCTTTCGCCGGCCTTCATCTTGATGTCGGTCAGTTCGCGGAAGTCCGCCACGGCGTCGATCATCAGGTAGGGCTCGCCCTTGGCCATCTGGTCGACCTGGTGCTTCACCAGGCCGAAACCGGCCGAGCTGTCGACGAAGGCCGGGCAGAAAATCGGCACGTCATGCTCGTAGGCGAGCTTGACGAGGCTGTTTTCCTTCTTGCCGTGTTCGACGAGATATTTGCCCATCTCGCGGATGAAGGCGCGGCTGGAGTACGGCCCTGGCGGCAGCGAGTTGGCGATCTTGTTGATCGTGAAGTCGCAATCCTGCAGCTGCTCTTCGTCGATGTAGGTGTCGTAGATGCGGTCGATGTAGAGCGAGCGCAGCGTATCGTCGTCCGGCACTTCCAGCGCCTGGTAGTGCTTGTGGCCAAGCCCCTCAAAGAAATCCATGTCGACGATGGTGGCACCGGTAGCCACGACGCAGTCGACCATGTTGTTTTGGACGAGTTCCGCATAGAGGTCCATGCAGCCGCCCGCGCTGGTCGAACCGGCGATGACGAGGAAGATCGTGCAGTCCTTGTCGGCCAGCATCTGGTTGTAGATGCCGGTTGCGTTCGCAAGATCGCGGCTCGTGAAGCTCATCTTGCGCATGGAATCAATGATCGGGCGCGCGTCGAAACTGGTAATGTCGATATGTTCGACCTGGGTGCTCAGCAGTTCTGCCTTGCGCGTGTCATTGATCTTGCTGTCGCTCATTCTTTCAAATTCTCCTGGTCCCTATGCCTTGCAAACGGGTCCTGTCACTGGACGTTCCCCTGCATAGGGGCGCGCGCCATTAGGTGCTAGTCATCCCTTCGTAAAGCGGTATTAGACGCGCGCATGGGGGATTCGCCAAACTTGAGAACGCCGACACGAGATGGCGTGCTGGAAGCAGCGCGCAAGATGGCGGAGATTTTGCCGCCTACACCATTGATTCCATTCGAAATCGACGGACAGAAGGTCTGGGCCAAGGCGGAGTGCCTGCAGCCCATCGGCGCCTTCAAGATTCGCGGTGGCTGGCACCGGCTGAGCGACCTGAGCGATGCAGAAAAGACCAAGGGCGTGGTCGCGGTTTCCAGCGGGAATCATGCCCAAGGCGTGGCATGGGCTGCGAAACGGCTCGGCATCCCCGCGACCATTGTCATGCCGCAGGACGCACCGCCGATTAAGCTCGACCGCACGAGAGAGCTTGGCGCGGAGGTCGTCACTTACGACCGCATGACCGAGAACCGCGAGGCAATCGCGCAGGGGCTCGCACAGGAAAAGGGCGCGGTCTACGTTCATGCTTTCGGCGACCCATGGGTGATCGAAGGCCAGGGCAGCGCGGGTATCGAAATCCTGGCGCAACTGGAAGAACAGGGCGCGCCTGCCCCGACGCGCATCCTTGCCTGTTGCGGCGGCGGCGGGCTGACCGGCGGCCTCGCCCTCGCCTGCCCGGAAGCGGAGGTGGTCCCGGTGGAACCCGAAGGCTGGGACGACATCTGCCGCTCCATCGAGACGGGCGAAATCCAGTCGGTGGGCGAGAACCCTCCCCCAACCGCCTGCGATGCCTTGCAGACCTTCGCCACCAGCCCGCTGAACTTCGCCATCCTCAAGGAACGTTGCCCCTACGGCCTGCGCGTGACCGAGGCCGAAGTGCGTGAGGCACAGCGGTTCGCCTTCGCCAACCTGAGGTTGGTGCTGGAGCCGGGCGGCGCGGTCGCGCTGGCTGCGGCCCTGACCGGCAAGGCCAAGCTGGACGGCACGACCGTGATCATGCTGTCCGGCGGCAATGTCGACCCACGGCAGTTCTGCCAGACGGTATGGCAGGCGTAATCCGTTTCAATTGACAATCTAATTGCCGCGGCGCAGTCTCCCGCCGGACTCGGAGGGGAGACAATCATGAATTTCGAACTGCTCGCACCCGCAGCGGCACTGGCCGTGTGGTCGATGATCATGCTCATCTGGATGGCGGCACTGCGCCTGCCGGCCCTCGCCAAGCTGGAGATGCCGGCGGAGAAGTCCCGCGGCGGGCGCGGTTCGGACCTCGATGGCGTGCTGCCCGGTCCGATCCAGTGGAAAGCGCACAACTACAACCACCTGATGGAACAGCCGACCGTCTTCTATGCGGTGGTGATCATCCTGTTCCTTGCCGGCGGGACGCAGACCGATCTCTACCTCGCCTGGGCCTATGTCGGCATCCGCGTGGTGCACTCGCTGTGGCAGTCGGTGGTCAATACCATCCCCATTCGCCTGACGCTGTTCACGATCTCCAGCATCGTCCTGGCGGCGCTCGCCGTTCGCGCGCTGCTCGCTACGATTTGACGGGCTAGCGACATGACGATCCTGCAACCCGTCGTGGCGCTGGCCGCGTGGACCATGGTGATGTGGCTGTGGATGTATGCAACGCGCCTGCCTGCCATGGCCACCGCCAAGGTCGATCCCGACAGCCTGGCCAACACGCCCGGCGCCTCGCTGGACCAGATGCTGCCGGTGCAGGTGCAGTGGAAGGCGAAGAACTACAACCACCTGCACGAGGCTCCGACGGTATTCTACGCCGTCTGCCTGGTGCTGGCGGTGGTCGAGGCCGGCAATGGCCTCGCTACCACGCTGGCCTGGGTCTACGTCGCCCTGCGGGTAGTCCATTCGCTGGTGCAGGCGATCATCAACAAGGTGCCTCTGCGGTTCCTGATCTTCGCCGCGTCCTCGCTGGTGCTGATCGCGCTGATCGTGCTCGCCGCCATGGCCGTGTTCTGACCTAGGGGCTTTTGCGCAGCCTGCGCTTCACTTGAGTTGATGAGCCTGTCCCCTAGCGAGGGGGTGACGCAGATTAACCACGGGAACGCAGCATGGCCCACATCCTGGTTGTCGATGACGATGACATTCTTGCAGCGAACGCCGCCCGCATCCTGATCGGCGCCGGGCACGTCTGTGGCTGGGTGTGCGACGCCAAGGAAGCCGTGGCCACCATTACTAAAAGCCGGCCGGACCTTGTCCTGCTGGATCAGAACATGCCGGGCGAGAACGGCTCCACTCTTCTACGCCGCTTGCGCAATTCACCGCGTTACTATGATCTTCCGATTGCCATGCTGACCGGCGTTACCGGGCTGAAGGAGGAACAGGTAGCCTATTACAACGGCGCGCAGGACTACATCCGCAAGCCGTTCAGCGAGAAGATGCTGGTGTTTCGGGTGAACCAAGTTCTGAAAACGCAGGAAGGCCGTCCGCGCCACCAGCCGCTGGAGGACCTGGAGCGCCGCCGCACTGCCCAGGCGAAGTCGTCACCGCGTCGCTTCGGCCTGAGGCTGGTCTAGCCCCGGCTCAACTGCCGACTTCGCCGAGGTCGGAGATGAAATTCACGGTCCAGCGCTGCACGTTTTCCTCGCGCACTGTGACGATCATGTTCTCGTAGCGCCGCCTTCGCTCTTCCAGCGGCATGTCGAGCGCCAGGCGGATGTGATGCGCGAGATCGTCCGCGCTGTGCGGATTGATCATCAGCGCGCCCTCCCCATCACAATCCAGCTGCTGTGCGGCACCGGCAAAGCGCGACAGGATCAAGACGCCGGGATCGTCCGGGTCCTGCGCCGCGACATATTCCTTGGCCACCAGATTCATCCCGTCGCGCAGCGGGGTGACGAGGCCGATCTTGGCGGCGCGGTAGAAGCCGAACAGCTCCTCCTGGCTGTAGCCCCTGTTGACGTACCGGATCGGCACGAGGTCGACTTCCGAACGTGCGCCGTTGATCTGGCCCGCCTTCTGTTCGAGCGTGGCGCGGATCTGCTGGTAGCTGCCGATATCCTCGCGACTGGGCGGCGCGATCTGGATGAAGACGAGGTCGCGCACCCGATCGGGATAGCGGTCGAAGAAACGCGCGATCCCGTCGAGCCGTTCGGGCAGGCCCTTCGAATAGTCCAGCCGGTCGACCCCGATCATCGCGGTACGATGACGAGTGGAAGACATCAGCCGCTGCTGCGCCTGGCGCGCCTCGCCGGTGTCCCCCTTGCCGGTGAAAAAGTCGTAGTCGATGCCGATGGGATAGGCGCGCGCCACCGTCTTGCGGCCGTCCAGTTCCACGGTGCCGCTGTCGCGATCCACCTCGGCGCCGAGTTCCTTTTCGCAATAGTGCAGGAAGCTCTCCAGCCAGGTGTCGTTCTGGAAGCCGATCAGGTCGTAATGCAGCAGCGCCTGCACCAGCCGCTCGTGGTAGGGCAACGAGACGAACAGATTGGTCGGCGGCCAGGGGATGTGCAGGAAGAAGCCGAGCTTGTTCTTCACCCCCATGCTGCGCAACCGCTCGCCCAAGGGCATGAAATGATAGTCATGCACCCAGACATGATCGTCCTTGTCGATCAGCGGCAGGACGCTCTGGGCGAAGCGCTCGTTCACCCGCTCGTAGCCCTTGCCGAACTCGCGCTCGTACTTCGTCAGGTCGATGCGGTAGTGAAACAGCGGCCACAGCGTGGAATTGGCGTAGCCGTTGTAATACTCTTCGATATCCTGGTGTTCGAGGTCGATCGTCGCCGTGGTAACACCGTCGGCGGAGCGCACGTAATTAATCGAGCCGGTAAACTCGTCGGTCTCCTGCCCGCTCCAGCCGAACCAGATACCGCCGTTGGCCTTCAAGGCGGAGTTGAGCGCTCCCGCCAGTCCCCCTTGTGCACCGGCGACCCCGCGTGCCTTGGGAACGGCAACGCGGTTCGAGATGACAACAAGTCGGGCCAATTCAGCCTCCTAA is a genomic window of Aurantiacibacter sp. MUD11 containing:
- a CDS encoding DUF3137 domain-containing protein, giving the protein MIERPNVDALMAGELGRFLQGQVQVREAAKAKTNKRYFVSALVLLPLLSFLWFTPLGDFRLFLTVAAGMGALWWSRIPAMRAKKETKSGINAAIAEALGLEYAHDCDGSHGFERAKSHKMFPNHQRSNFEDLWSGEITGLPFTLHEAHLQERRGSGKNRRWVTVFRGPVITIGFKRTFHATTLLERSGRHRKFLFFGEADQITLDGVVLDKADMVHPDFEDTFTVFTSDQTEARYLVHPVYIERLIALEQAFQGQGIKTLFKDRELTIVLTTENMFESGSLNHQRDREMVEMSVAQFMAMAELCAALNEPER
- a CDS encoding 1,9-bis(guanidino)-5-aza-nonane synthase — encoded protein: MSDSKINDTRKAELLSTQVEHIDITSFDARPIIDSMRKMSFTSRDLANATGIYNQMLADKDCTIFLVIAGSTSAGGCMDLYAELVQNNMVDCVVATGATIVDMDFFEGLGHKHYQALEVPDDDTLRSLYIDRIYDTYIDEEQLQDCDFTINKIANSLPPGPYSSRAFIREMGKYLVEHGKKENSLVKLAYEHDVPIFCPAFVDSSAGFGLVKHQVDQMAKGEPYLMIDAVADFRELTDIKMKAGESGLLMVGGGVPKNFIQDTVVCAEILGHEDVAVHKYAVQITVADVRDGACSSSTLQEAASWGKVSTAIEQMVFAEAGSVMPLLASDAYHREHWKTREKRRWAKIFDK
- a CDS encoding threonine ammonia-lyase encodes the protein MGDSPNLRTPTRDGVLEAARKMAEILPPTPLIPFEIDGQKVWAKAECLQPIGAFKIRGGWHRLSDLSDAEKTKGVVAVSSGNHAQGVAWAAKRLGIPATIVMPQDAPPIKLDRTRELGAEVVTYDRMTENREAIAQGLAQEKGAVYVHAFGDPWVIEGQGSAGIEILAQLEEQGAPAPTRILACCGGGGLTGGLALACPEAEVVPVEPEGWDDICRSIETGEIQSVGENPPPTACDALQTFATSPLNFAILKERCPYGLRVTEAEVREAQRFAFANLRLVLEPGGAVALAAALTGKAKLDGTTVIMLSGGNVDPRQFCQTVWQA
- a CDS encoding MAPEG family protein, producing MNFELLAPAAALAVWSMIMLIWMAALRLPALAKLEMPAEKSRGGRGSDLDGVLPGPIQWKAHNYNHLMEQPTVFYAVVIILFLAGGTQTDLYLAWAYVGIRVVHSLWQSVVNTIPIRLTLFTISSIVLAALAVRALLATI
- a CDS encoding MAPEG family protein, giving the protein MTILQPVVALAAWTMVMWLWMYATRLPAMATAKVDPDSLANTPGASLDQMLPVQVQWKAKNYNHLHEAPTVFYAVCLVLAVVEAGNGLATTLAWVYVALRVVHSLVQAIINKVPLRFLIFAASSLVLIALIVLAAMAVF
- a CDS encoding response regulator transcription factor, whose protein sequence is MAHILVVDDDDILAANAARILIGAGHVCGWVCDAKEAVATITKSRPDLVLLDQNMPGENGSTLLRRLRNSPRYYDLPIAMLTGVTGLKEEQVAYYNGAQDYIRKPFSEKMLVFRVNQVLKTQEGRPRHQPLEDLERRRTAQAKSSPRRFGLRLV
- a CDS encoding alpha,alpha-trehalose-phosphate synthase (UDP-forming), producing MARLVVISNRVAVPKARGVAGAQGGLAGALNSALKANGGIWFGWSGQETDEFTGSINYVRSADGVTTATIDLEHQDIEEYYNGYANSTLWPLFHYRIDLTKYEREFGKGYERVNERFAQSVLPLIDKDDHVWVHDYHFMPLGERLRSMGVKNKLGFFLHIPWPPTNLFVSLPYHERLVQALLHYDLIGFQNDTWLESFLHYCEKELGAEVDRDSGTVELDGRKTVARAYPIGIDYDFFTGKGDTGEARQAQQRLMSSTRHRTAMIGVDRLDYSKGLPERLDGIARFFDRYPDRVRDLVFIQIAPPSREDIGSYQQIRATLEQKAGQINGARSEVDLVPIRYVNRGYSQEELFGFYRAAKIGLVTPLRDGMNLVAKEYVAAQDPDDPGVLILSRFAGAAQQLDCDGEGALMINPHSADDLAHHIRLALDMPLEERRRRYENMIVTVREENVQRWTVNFISDLGEVGS